Proteins encoded within one genomic window of Bombus pyrosoma isolate SC7728 linkage group LG13, ASM1482585v1, whole genome shotgun sequence:
- the LOC122574497 gene encoding protein tiptop isoform X1 (The sequence of the model RefSeq protein was modified relative to this genomic sequence to represent the inferred CDS: added 354 bases not found in genome assembly) has translation MRSKQQPRPSFRWPQQRGDNLTGEDGVEGSGPGADLQGEEGDCVEDDGPVSPSERGCTTAAKEEEDGDATDEEDDEDASPPTPPPSATARLNPTILRDTGPPDREPMSPRCPSRDSRESSGPATGSPPPPATRSTASPVSPSGIVPLPLGSHPLLPPHSAAMMAAYLQQTHQRLLLGHSPLSRGSVSPLVSSSCSPPAATPGLLVSPSSVGEVSPSATPLPAVLDFSTRKASSTEDDEEEQILNLSKPPTPSSSTEANNGPLDLSVPSRKRPGPEDSPPLPVRKSSRLSAGTAAAAVAAAAAAAAAAAHQEAAQAVTAAGFGRPPVVSPWTSPVVASHFPYFAAAVAAAATSQQQLSPKSTAGVVEHHQQLWNGKMKPPSALDKSYQPSEATKALEKMSELSKLGGEDLFRSSTSAGSGGASGAAAAAAAAAAAAVAGNATAGSTSGSRHSAWQSHWLNKGADQAKDVLKCVWCKQSFPTLAAMTTHMKEAKHCGVNMPVPAAASALHPQPPSVASIVTPQQPHQPHQPHQPQTTASSNNAGSGAGGGGSATPSSKQSPSELNLLIKETMPLPRKLVRGQDVWLGKGAEQTRQILKCMWCGQSFRSLAEMTSHMQQTQHYTNIISQEQIISWKSSDENKSGSGGSGGSGGGGAGSGSVTGAAGGGGGAVAGGGASGPHAGNATGPGSGATSSHVSAVLTCKVCDQAFSSLKELSNHMVKNSHYKEHIMRSITESGGRRRQTREKRKKSLPVRKLLELERAQNEFKNGDAATGLSHSLGKHAGRITCEKCGEKIETTIFVDHIRQCIGAGTVGANQRNFLKNALMSNHLPATLPPTETGRKSVTEDGSSVSSRHHRSPSSASDATTPGKDTPTPTAGETTGSSSPSVLNAIEKLIEKSFDSRVRHGTPGLHHAQPGAPMGTSILKRLGIDESVDYTKPLVDPQTMNLLRSYQQQHQHQQQQQHYATSSAARRERSGSESSSVSERGSGGRTDAMTPERRVDLSSVGHSDTRHSHHHRVTPDKQLGAQTLPSSRHHPTTEESGDEESSTTASVSVAAASSAATSATSVVVKKEPRDDESEDRVANEEEQSQTQSQSNREVFVKKEIMEDCRDEEEQGSFNHRRSSLHEGSEEGREVLSPRMNPPTPRSSGQPEQIARSPCRNSTSSPTSSDRSVTPRGTPDTKGSSSLGALSSMFDSLSGGGGGGGGGSGGGGGGGSGGGSNNAVDSQGRKTSSHPLAALQKLCDKTETRGPSGSAARSGGGPGAASGLGAAAGSGVGATGPGSGTTPGAILAFSWACNDAVVTADSIMKCAFCDTPFISKGAYRHHLSKMHFVKDGVIPDPLTIGRSAAAAAAAAAAAAAAAAAVSQTSATGPPPAGHSSSSPPTSQRNKSPPLAQANGSPSQSAASPLEESPHSKFLKYTELAKQLSSKYV, from the exons GGGAGGACGGAGTCGAAGGCTCAGGGCCTGGCGCGGACCTCCAGGGCGAGGAAGGCGACTGCGTGGAGGATGACGGCCCAGTTAGTCCTAGCGAGAGAGGTTGCACGACGGCAGCcaaagaggaagaggatgGGGACGCGACCGACGAGGAAGACGACGAGGACGCATCGCCGCCCACTCCACCGCCTTCCGCAACCGCGAGACTGAATCCTACTATTTTAAGGGACACTGGACCACCGGACAG AGAGCCAATGAGCCCACGCTGTCCCTCGAGAGATTCTCGGGAATCGTCCGGCCCGGCGACCGGAAGTCCTCCGCCGCCAGCGACGCGAAGCACCGCGAGCCCGGTGAGTCCGAGCGGGATCGTGCCATTGCCGCTCGGAAGCCATCCACTGCTACCCCCTCATTCGGCGGCGATGATGGCGGCGTACCTGCAACAGACCCACCAGAGACTGCTACTCGGCCACTCGCCGCTATCCCGTGGCTCCGTGTCTCCGTTGGTATCGTCGTCGTGCTCGCCACCGGCAGCTACTCCTGGCCTTCTGGTCTCGCCCAGCAGCGTCGGCGAGGTATCGCCGTCGGCCACCCCGTTGCCCGCGGTGCTCGACTTCAGCACGAGGAAAGCGTCGTCGACGGAGGACGACGAAGAGGAGCAGATACTGAACCTCAGCAAGCCGCCAACACCGTCCTCCTCCACGGAGGCGAACAACGGACCTCTGGATTTATCGGTGCCCAGTAGAAAACGACCTGGACCGGAAGATTCTCCGCCGCTGCCCGTTCGCAAGTCCTCCAGGTTGTCCGCCGGCACGGCGGCGGCagcggtggcggcggcggcggctgCGGCGGCCGCGGCGGCTCATCAGGAGGCCGCTCAAGCCGTCACGGCCGCAGGTTTCGGCA CCGCCGGCTCCACGTCCGGCAGTCGACACAGTGCCTGGCAGTCCCACTGGCTGAACAAGGGGGCCGATCAAGCCAAGGACGTGCTCAAGTGCGTATGGTGCAAGCAGAGTTTCCCCACGTTGGCCGCGATGACGACTCACATGAAGGAGGCGAAGCACTGCGGCGTGAACATGCCCGTGCCAGCGGCCGCGTCCGCGCTCCACCCGCAGCCACCGAGCGTGGCCAGTATCGTGACGCCGCAGCAGCCGCATCAGCCGCACCAGCCGCACCAGCCGCAAACCACCGCGTCCAGCAACAACGCTGGCTCCGGCGCCGGTGGTGGTGGTTCCGCGACTCCGAGCAGCAAACAGAGTCCATCCGAGTTGAATCTGCTGATCAAGGAGACGATGCCTCTGCCGAGGAAGCTGGTCAGGGGTCAAGACGTTTGGCTGGGAAAGGGAGCCGAGCAGACCAGGCAGATTCTCAAGTGTATGTGGTGCGGTCAGAGTTTCCGCTCTCTCGCCGAGATGACGTCGCACATGCAGCAGACGCAACATTACACCAACATCATCTCCCAGGAGCAGATTATCTCGTGGAAGTCGTCGGACGAGAACAAGAGTGGCAGCGGTGGAAGCGGAGGAAGCGGAGGTGGCGGTGCAGGCAGCGGATCCGTAACCGGCGCCGCTGGCGGCGGGGGTGGCGCGGTTGCCGGCGGTGGCGCGTCCGGGCCGCACGCCGGAAACGCTACCGGCCCAGGCTCCGGCGCTACCAGCAGCCACGTGAGCGCCGTGCTCACGTGCAAGGTTTGCGATCAAGCGTTCAGCTCCCTGAAAGAACTGAGCAACCACATGGTGAAGAATTCCCACTACAAGGAGCACATAATGCGATCGATCACCGAGAGCGGCGGTCGGAGGCGGCAGACGCGGGAGAAACGCAAGAAGTCGTTGCCGGTGAGAAAATTGTTGGAACTGGAACGAGCGCAGAACGAGTTCAAGAACGGCGACGCGGCTACGGGGCTGAGTCACAGCCTCGGCAAACACGCCGGTCGTATAACGTGCGAGAAGTGCGGCGAGAAGATCGAGACGACCATCTTCGTCGATCATATACGCCAGTGCATCGGAGCGGGCACCGTGGGCGCGAATCAGCGAAACTTCTTGAAGAACGCGTTGATGTCGAATCACCTACCGGCCACGTTGCCGCCGACCGAGACCGGCCGCAAGAGCGTCACCGAAGACGGTTCGTCGGTGTCCTCGAGACACCATCGGTCGCCCTCGTCGGCCAGCGACGCCACCACACCAGGAAAGGACACGCCGACACCGACCGCCGGCGAGACCACCGGTAGTTCCTCGCCGTCCGTGTTGAACGCCATTGAGAAACTGATCGAGAAGAGCTTCGATTCTCGCGTGAGGCACGGTACACCGGGTCTGCATCACGCTCAACCCGGAGCCCCGATGGGTACAAGCATCTTGAAGCGGCTGGGCATCGACGAGAGCGTCGATTACACGAAACCGTTGGTCGATCCACAGACGATGAACCTTCTCCGGTCGTATCAGCAACAGCATCAGCatcagcaacagcagcaacatTATGCGACAAGTTCGGCCGCGCGGCGGGAACGCAGCGGAAGCGAGTCGAGCTCCGTGTCGGAACGAGGAAGCGGCGGTAGAACCGACGCGATGACGCCGGAGAGACGCGTGGACCTTTCGTCGGTCGGCCACTCGGACACCAGGCATTCCCACCATCATCGGGTCACGCCGGACAAGCAACTGGGTGCGCAAACCTTGCCCTCGAGTCGTCACCATCCAACCACCGAGGAATCCGGGGACGAGGAGTCGTCGACGACCGCATCCGTTTCCGTTGCCGCGGCCAGTTCGGCCGCGACATCGGCGACGAGCGTGGTGGTCAAGAAGGAGCCCCGAGACGACGAGTCGGAGGATCGCGTGGCGAACGAGGAGGAACAGTCGCAGACTCAGTCACAGTCGAACCGCGAGGTGTTCGTGAAGAAGGAGATCATGGAGGATTGCAGAGACGAGGAGGAGCAAGGTTCGTTCAATCATCGACGAAGCAGCTTGCACGAAGGATCGGAGGAGGGTCGAGAGGTGTTGTCGCCTCGCATGAACCCACCGACTCCTAGATCGAGTGGCCAACCGGAACAGATCGCGCGCAGCCCCTGCAGGAACAGCACCAGCAGTCCGACGAGCAGCGACCGGTCGGTAACGCCGCGTGGAACACCCGACACGAAGGGGTCGAGCAGTCTCGGGGCGCTTTCTTCCATGTTCGACAGCCTGTCCGGTGGCGGAGGTGGCGGAGGCGGCGGTAGCGGTGGCGGCGGTGGTGGCGGTAGCGGCGGAGGCTCGAACAACGCGGTCGACTCTCAGGGACGCAAAACCAGCAGCCATCCTTTGGCCGCGCTGCAGAAACTTTGCGACAAGACGGAGACGCGAGGACCTAGTGGCAGCGCGGCCCGATCCGGTGGCGGTCCTGGAGCCGCGTCCGGTCTCGGAGCAGCGGCTGGAAGCGGCGTGGGCGCGACCGGACCCGGTTCCGGGACGACTCCGGGAGCGATCTTGGCGTTCAGCTGGGCCTGCAACGACGCCGTCGTCACCGCCGACTCGATCATGAAGTGCGCCTTCTGCGACACGCCGTTCATCTCCAAGGGCGCGTACAGGCATCACCTTTCCAAGATGCACTTCGTCAAGGACGGCGTGATTCCCGATCCACTGACGATCGGCCGATCAGCGGCGGccgcggcggcggcggcggctgCTGCTGCGGCCGCGGCAGCAGCGGTCTCGCAAACCTCCGCCACCGGACCGCCGCCGGCCGGTCACAGTTCTTCCTCGCCCCCGACTTCACAGCGCAACAAGTCGCCGCCGCTTGCACAGGCGAACGGTAGCCCGTCTCAGTCAGCGGCCTCTCCCCTCGAAGAGAGTCCGCACTCCAAATTTCTCAAGTATACGGAGCTGGCCAAGCAGTTGTCCAGCAAGTACGTATAG
- the LOC122574497 gene encoding protein tiptop isoform X2 (The sequence of the model RefSeq protein was modified relative to this genomic sequence to represent the inferred CDS: added 354 bases not found in genome assembly) yields MSPRCPSRDSRESSGPATGSPPPPATRSTASPVSPSGIVPLPLGSHPLLPPHSAAMMAAYLQQTHQRLLLGHSPLSRGSVSPLVSSSCSPPAATPGLLVSPSSVGEVSPSATPLPAVLDFSTRKASSTEDDEEEQILNLSKPPTPSSSTEANNGPLDLSVPSRKRPGPEDSPPLPVRKSSRLSAGTAAAAVAAAAAAAAAAAHQEAAQAVTAAGFGRPPVVSPWTSPVVASHFPYFAAAVAAAATSQQQLSPKSTAGVVEHHQQLWNGKMKPPSALDKSYQPSEATKALEKMSELSKLGGEDLFRSSTSAGSGGASGAAAAAAAAAAAAVAGNATAGSTSGSRHSAWQSHWLNKGADQAKDVLKCVWCKQSFPTLAAMTTHMKEAKHCGVNMPVPAAASALHPQPPSVASIVTPQQPHQPHQPHQPQTTASSNNAGSGAGGGGSATPSSKQSPSELNLLIKETMPLPRKLVRGQDVWLGKGAEQTRQILKCMWCGQSFRSLAEMTSHMQQTQHYTNIISQEQIISWKSSDENKSGSGGSGGSGGGGAGSGSVTGAAGGGGGAVAGGGASGPHAGNATGPGSGATSSHVSAVLTCKVCDQAFSSLKELSNHMVKNSHYKEHIMRSITESGGRRRQTREKRKKSLPVRKLLELERAQNEFKNGDAATGLSHSLGKHAGRITCEKCGEKIETTIFVDHIRQCIGAGTVGANQRNFLKNALMSNHLPATLPPTETGRKSVTEDGSSVSSRHHRSPSSASDATTPGKDTPTPTAGETTGSSSPSVLNAIEKLIEKSFDSRVRHGTPGLHHAQPGAPMGTSILKRLGIDESVDYTKPLVDPQTMNLLRSYQQQHQHQQQQQHYATSSAARRERSGSESSSVSERGSGGRTDAMTPERRVDLSSVGHSDTRHSHHHRVTPDKQLGAQTLPSSRHHPTTEESGDEESSTTASVSVAAASSAATSATSVVVKKEPRDDESEDRVANEEEQSQTQSQSNREVFVKKEIMEDCRDEEEQGSFNHRRSSLHEGSEEGREVLSPRMNPPTPRSSGQPEQIARSPCRNSTSSPTSSDRSVTPRGTPDTKGSSSLGALSSMFDSLSGGGGGGGGGSGGGGGGGSGGGSNNAVDSQGRKTSSHPLAALQKLCDKTETRGPSGSAARSGGGPGAASGLGAAAGSGVGATGPGSGTTPGAILAFSWACNDAVVTADSIMKCAFCDTPFISKGAYRHHLSKMHFVKDGVIPDPLTIGRSAAAAAAAAAAAAAAAAAVSQTSATGPPPAGHSSSSPPTSQRNKSPPLAQANGSPSQSAASPLEESPHSKFLKYTELAKQLSSKYV; encoded by the exons ATGAGCCCACGCTGTCCCTCGAGAGATTCTCGGGAATCGTCCGGCCCGGCGACCGGAAGTCCTCCGCCGCCAGCGACGCGAAGCACCGCGAGCCCGGTGAGTCCGAGCGGGATCGTGCCATTGCCGCTCGGAAGCCATCCACTGCTACCCCCTCATTCGGCGGCGATGATGGCGGCGTACCTGCAACAGACCCACCAGAGACTGCTACTCGGCCACTCGCCGCTATCCCGTGGCTCCGTGTCTCCGTTGGTATCGTCGTCGTGCTCGCCACCGGCAGCTACTCCTGGCCTTCTGGTCTCGCCCAGCAGCGTCGGCGAGGTATCGCCGTCGGCCACCCCGTTGCCCGCGGTGCTCGACTTCAGCACGAGGAAAGCGTCGTCGACGGAGGACGACGAAGAGGAGCAGATACTGAACCTCAGCAAGCCGCCAACACCGTCCTCCTCCACGGAGGCGAACAACGGACCTCTGGATTTATCGGTGCCCAGTAGAAAACGACCTGGACCGGAAGATTCTCCGCCGCTGCCCGTTCGCAAGTCCTCCAGGTTGTCCGCCGGCACGGCGGCGGCagcggtggcggcggcggcggctgCGGCGGCCGCGGCGGCTCATCAGGAGGCCGCTCAAGCCGTCACGGCCGCAGGTTTCGGCA CCGCCGGCTCCACGTCCGGCAGTCGACACAGTGCCTGGCAGTCCCACTGGCTGAACAAGGGGGCCGATCAAGCCAAGGACGTGCTCAAGTGCGTATGGTGCAAGCAGAGTTTCCCCACGTTGGCCGCGATGACGACTCACATGAAGGAGGCGAAGCACTGCGGCGTGAACATGCCCGTGCCAGCGGCCGCGTCCGCGCTCCACCCGCAGCCACCGAGCGTGGCCAGTATCGTGACGCCGCAGCAGCCGCATCAGCCGCACCAGCCGCACCAGCCGCAAACCACCGCGTCCAGCAACAACGCTGGCTCCGGCGCCGGTGGTGGTGGTTCCGCGACTCCGAGCAGCAAACAGAGTCCATCCGAGTTGAATCTGCTGATCAAGGAGACGATGCCTCTGCCGAGGAAGCTGGTCAGGGGTCAAGACGTTTGGCTGGGAAAGGGAGCCGAGCAGACCAGGCAGATTCTCAAGTGTATGTGGTGCGGTCAGAGTTTCCGCTCTCTCGCCGAGATGACGTCGCACATGCAGCAGACGCAACATTACACCAACATCATCTCCCAGGAGCAGATTATCTCGTGGAAGTCGTCGGACGAGAACAAGAGTGGCAGCGGTGGAAGCGGAGGAAGCGGAGGTGGCGGTGCAGGCAGCGGATCCGTAACCGGCGCCGCTGGCGGCGGGGGTGGCGCGGTTGCCGGCGGTGGCGCGTCCGGGCCGCACGCCGGAAACGCTACCGGCCCAGGCTCCGGCGCTACCAGCAGCCACGTGAGCGCCGTGCTCACGTGCAAGGTTTGCGATCAAGCGTTCAGCTCCCTGAAAGAACTGAGCAACCACATGGTGAAGAATTCCCACTACAAGGAGCACATAATGCGATCGATCACCGAGAGCGGCGGTCGGAGGCGGCAGACGCGGGAGAAACGCAAGAAGTCGTTGCCGGTGAGAAAATTGTTGGAACTGGAACGAGCGCAGAACGAGTTCAAGAACGGCGACGCGGCTACGGGGCTGAGTCACAGCCTCGGCAAACACGCCGGTCGTATAACGTGCGAGAAGTGCGGCGAGAAGATCGAGACGACCATCTTCGTCGATCATATACGCCAGTGCATCGGAGCGGGCACCGTGGGCGCGAATCAGCGAAACTTCTTGAAGAACGCGTTGATGTCGAATCACCTACCGGCCACGTTGCCGCCGACCGAGACCGGCCGCAAGAGCGTCACCGAAGACGGTTCGTCGGTGTCCTCGAGACACCATCGGTCGCCCTCGTCGGCCAGCGACGCCACCACACCAGGAAAGGACACGCCGACACCGACCGCCGGCGAGACCACCGGTAGTTCCTCGCCGTCCGTGTTGAACGCCATTGAGAAACTGATCGAGAAGAGCTTCGATTCTCGCGTGAGGCACGGTACACCGGGTCTGCATCACGCTCAACCCGGAGCCCCGATGGGTACAAGCATCTTGAAGCGGCTGGGCATCGACGAGAGCGTCGATTACACGAAACCGTTGGTCGATCCACAGACGATGAACCTTCTCCGGTCGTATCAGCAACAGCATCAGCatcagcaacagcagcaacatTATGCGACAAGTTCGGCCGCGCGGCGGGAACGCAGCGGAAGCGAGTCGAGCTCCGTGTCGGAACGAGGAAGCGGCGGTAGAACCGACGCGATGACGCCGGAGAGACGCGTGGACCTTTCGTCGGTCGGCCACTCGGACACCAGGCATTCCCACCATCATCGGGTCACGCCGGACAAGCAACTGGGTGCGCAAACCTTGCCCTCGAGTCGTCACCATCCAACCACCGAGGAATCCGGGGACGAGGAGTCGTCGACGACCGCATCCGTTTCCGTTGCCGCGGCCAGTTCGGCCGCGACATCGGCGACGAGCGTGGTGGTCAAGAAGGAGCCCCGAGACGACGAGTCGGAGGATCGCGTGGCGAACGAGGAGGAACAGTCGCAGACTCAGTCACAGTCGAACCGCGAGGTGTTCGTGAAGAAGGAGATCATGGAGGATTGCAGAGACGAGGAGGAGCAAGGTTCGTTCAATCATCGACGAAGCAGCTTGCACGAAGGATCGGAGGAGGGTCGAGAGGTGTTGTCGCCTCGCATGAACCCACCGACTCCTAGATCGAGTGGCCAACCGGAACAGATCGCGCGCAGCCCCTGCAGGAACAGCACCAGCAGTCCGACGAGCAGCGACCGGTCGGTAACGCCGCGTGGAACACCCGACACGAAGGGGTCGAGCAGTCTCGGGGCGCTTTCTTCCATGTTCGACAGCCTGTCCGGTGGCGGAGGTGGCGGAGGCGGCGGTAGCGGTGGCGGCGGTGGTGGCGGTAGCGGCGGAGGCTCGAACAACGCGGTCGACTCTCAGGGACGCAAAACCAGCAGCCATCCTTTGGCCGCGCTGCAGAAACTTTGCGACAAGACGGAGACGCGAGGACCTAGTGGCAGCGCGGCCCGATCCGGTGGCGGTCCTGGAGCCGCGTCCGGTCTCGGAGCAGCGGCTGGAAGCGGCGTGGGCGCGACCGGACCCGGTTCCGGGACGACTCCGGGAGCGATCTTGGCGTTCAGCTGGGCCTGCAACGACGCCGTCGTCACCGCCGACTCGATCATGAAGTGCGCCTTCTGCGACACGCCGTTCATCTCCAAGGGCGCGTACAGGCATCACCTTTCCAAGATGCACTTCGTCAAGGACGGCGTGATTCCCGATCCACTGACGATCGGCCGATCAGCGGCGGccgcggcggcggcggcggctgCTGCTGCGGCCGCGGCAGCAGCGGTCTCGCAAACCTCCGCCACCGGACCGCCGCCGGCCGGTCACAGTTCTTCCTCGCCCCCGACTTCACAGCGCAACAAGTCGCCGCCGCTTGCACAGGCGAACGGTAGCCCGTCTCAGTCAGCGGCCTCTCCCCTCGAAGAGAGTCCGCACTCCAAATTTCTCAAGTATACGGAGCTGGCCAAGCAGTTGTCCAGCAAGTACGTATAG